Genomic window (Neorhizobium galegae bv. orientalis str. HAMBI 540):
CTGACGACGATGTCGGGCTCGGGTTCGGCGCGGATCATGGCGTCACATCCCTCGGCGCTGGCGAGGTCGAGTGCATGGCCGCGCGCACGGCCGCCGAGGCGCGCCACCGCCGCATCGACCTTTTGCCGGGTGCGGCCGTTGATGACCACATCAGCGCCCGCCTCGTGGAGCCCGCGGGCAATGGCAAATCCTATGCCTTCGGTGGAGCCTGTCACGAGGGCGACTTTACCTAAAAGGTCGATGTCCAATTTGTTTCTCCTGAAAGGTTGGCCGGCGGCGCTTGCATCGCGCCGTTCCGGCGTGGTGGACGGAGCCGGTGTGGCTTACGCCGCTGCGTCCAGCGTGTTGAACGCGGCCCGGTGCGACGTGACGAAATCCTGAACGGTCATCGGCGGCACGCCCGTCACCTCGCCGATGATCTTGTCGGCGCCCGAGAAGATGCCGTTCTGGTAATCGAGTGCGATCGCGCAGAAATGCTGGATCAGAAATTCCGGCAGGCCGAACTTTTCCAGGCGCTCACGATAGGCGGGGATGGTCAGCGGCTGGTAGCCGATCTTGCGGCCAAGCACCTCGCCGATGGCTGCGGCGATGCCTGGCTGGTCAAGCTCCGTCGGCCCATGAAGCGTGTAGGTCTTACCGATATGCGGGGTCGGCTCTGCCAGCAGCGCTGCGATCAGGCGGGCCTGGTCTTCGGCGGCGATCGGGGCATGACGGCCGGCGCCGTAGGGGAGATCGATGATGCTCTGCTCGACGATCGTCTTGCGCGCAAACGGGTAGAGCAGCCACTGCGAGAAGAACGTCGGCCGCAGGTGGATGGTGGGAACGCCCGACCAGTCGAAGATCCGCTCGGCGATCCAGTGATCGCGCGCCGCATGGCTCTTGGAATCTTCGCGCGCCGAGATCTGCGACATGTTGATCACGGCCTTCAGCCCGGCGCGCTTGGCCGCATCGGCGAAATACGCCGTCGTCTGGATGATGCCGGGACGGACGGGATAACAGAAATAGGCGGCGGTGGTGCCTGCCGTAGCGCGGATCACGTCGTCATGCTCGAAGAGGTCGCCGACCAGGACCTCCGCGCCTTCACCGCGAAGCG
Coding sequences:
- a CDS encoding NAD(P)H-binding protein, with translation MTDMFLVTGATGETGRYTVQRLLKKGYAVRAMVHRQDQRADALRGEGAEVLVGDLFEHDDVIRATAGTTAAYFCYPVRPGIIQTTAYFADAAKRAGLKAVINMSQISAREDSKSHAARDHWIAERIFDWSGVPTIHLRPTFFSQWLLYPFARKTIVEQSIIDLPYGAGRHAPIAAEDQARLIAALLAEPTPHIGKTYTLHGPTELDQPGIAAAIGEVLGRKIGYQPLTIPAYRERLEKFGLPEFLIQHFCAIALDYQNGIFSGADKIIGEVTGVPPMTVQDFVTSHRAAFNTLDAAA